The Gammaproteobacteria bacterium genome window below encodes:
- the rlmE gene encoding 23S rRNA (uridine(2552)-2'-O)-methyltransferase RlmE, with product MARSKSSSRWLREHFSDPYVKKSQQEGYRSRAVYKLEEIQKKSRIIRPGMNVVDLGSSPGGWSQYAAPLVGKSGNVFALDILPMDPIPDVHFIEGDFREDEALEKMMSVLDNQRIDLVMSDMAPNISGMEAVDQPRAMYLVELAADMAEKTLKSGGTLLVKAFHGEGFDEVFREIRQHYDKVSARKPQASRSRSREVYLLAQGFRM from the coding sequence ATGGCACGCAGTAAAAGTAGCTCGCGCTGGTTGCGCGAACATTTTAGTGATCCTTATGTGAAGAAATCACAGCAGGAGGGCTATCGCTCGCGTGCCGTTTATAAACTGGAAGAGATCCAGAAAAAGAGTCGTATCATTCGTCCCGGGATGAATGTGGTTGATCTGGGCTCATCTCCAGGGGGCTGGTCGCAATATGCGGCGCCATTGGTGGGTAAATCAGGTAATGTATTTGCCCTGGATATTTTGCCGATGGATCCGATACCTGATGTACACTTCATTGAAGGTGATTTTCGAGAGGATGAGGCACTGGAAAAAATGATGTCGGTACTGGATAATCAGCGCATAGACCTTGTAATGTCGGATATGGCCCCCAATATAAGTGGTATGGAGGCCGTTGATCAGCCCAGGGCGATGTATCTGGTTGAGTTAGCCGCTGATATGGCAGAAAAAACCCTCAAATCGGGTGGTACTTTGTTGGTCAAGGCCTTTCATGGTGAGGGTTTTGATGAGGTTTTCAGGGAAATACGTCAGCATTATGACAAAGTGAGTGCGCGTAAGCCCCAGGCCTCGCGTTCGCGTTCACGCGAAGTGTATTTATTGGCACAGGGTTTCAGGATGTAG
- the yhbY gene encoding ribosome assembly RNA-binding protein YhbY, translating to MKPSEIQKRKLRGKGHQLKPVVMIGNAGLTDAICEEIDRSLDHHELIKIKVSAGDRDSRSQMITEFCQRTQATLIQSIGHIALIYREKAE from the coding sequence ATGAAACCAAGTGAAATACAAAAACGTAAACTACGCGGCAAAGGCCATCAACTAAAACCTGTCGTCATGATTGGCAATGCAGGGCTCACCGATGCCATTTGCGAGGAGATTGATCGCTCATTAGATCATCACGAACTCATCAAGATCAAGGTCAGTGCCGGGGATCGCGATAGCCGCAGTCAGATGATTACAGAATTCTGTCAACGCACCCAGGCCACACTGATTCAGAGTATTGGTCATATTGCCCTGATCTATCGCGAAAAGGCCGAGTAA
- the greA gene encoding transcription elongation factor GreA, with protein sequence MSNKVPLTVRGANALREELQHLKSVERPQVIEAIAEARAHGDLKENAEYHAAREQQGFIEGRIADFEGKLSNAHIIDVTELNQNGKVVFGVTVDLVNEDTGDEVTYQIVGEDEADIQAGQISVNSPIARALIGNSEGDIVAVNTPGGMNEYEVVAVRYE encoded by the coding sequence ATGAGTAATAAGGTTCCATTAACAGTGCGCGGTGCCAATGCGTTGCGTGAAGAATTGCAGCACCTTAAGAGTGTAGAACGCCCTCAGGTGATTGAGGCGATTGCCGAGGCACGTGCTCACGGTGACTTGAAAGAGAATGCAGAATATCATGCCGCACGTGAGCAACAGGGTTTTATTGAAGGCCGTATTGCTGATTTTGAGGGTAAATTATCCAACGCCCACATTATTGATGTAACGGAATTGAATCAAAATGGTAAGGTGGTTTTTGGTGTGACCGTGGACCTGGTGAATGAGGATACCGGTGATGAGGTGACCTACCAGATTGTCGGTGAAGATGAGGCCGATATCCAGGCTGGTCAGATCTCGGTGAATTCACCCATTGCCCGTGCTCTGATCGGTAATAGTGAAGGGGATATCGTTGCGGTAAATACCCCGGGTGGGATGAATGAGTATGAGGTCGTAGCGGTTCGTTACGAATAG
- the carB gene encoding carbamoyl-phosphate synthase large subunit, with the protein MPKRTDLKSILIIGAGPIVIGQACEFDYSGAQACKALREEGYRVVLVNSNPATIMTDPEMADAVYIEPITWQTLELIIEKERPDALLPTMGGQTALNCALDLVREGVLDKYNIEMIGASQDAIDMAEDRDRFRKAMAEIGLSTPKAFIAHSMEEANQVRGSLGYPVIIRPSFTMGGSGGGIAYNKEEFNEICERGIDLSPTNEILLEVSVLGWKEYEMEVVRDRNDNCIIICSIENLDPMGVHTGDSITVAPAQTLTDKEYQIMRNASLAVLRKIGVETGGSNVQFAINPENGEMIVIEMNPRVSRSSALASKATGFPIAKVAAKLAVGYTLDELSNDITGGATPASFEPSIDYVVTKIPRFTFEKFPQAEALLGTQMKSVGEVMAIGRSFQESLQKALRGLETGMDGLNEMLDLENAEDVDAILRQQLRFPGPDRLWYLADAFRAGHSLESVFDMSSVDPWFLNQIQELVEIEADIRIGGLLELDANSLFAIKQKGFSDRRLATLTGVSEDEVRALRYELNVHPVYKRVDTCAAEFATSTAYLYSTYEEECESEPTDNKKIVVLGGGPNRIGQGIEFDYCCVHAAFACREDGYETIMINCNPETVSTDYDTSDRLYFESLTLEDVLEIMRKENPHGVIVQYGGQTPLKLARALEAAGVPIIGTSPDSIDLAEDRERFQQMIEYLGLLQPPNRTVRKEDEALALAAEVGYPLVVRPSYVLGGRAMEIVYSDEDLQRYMREAVSVSNDSPVLLDRFLNDAIEVDIDVICDGEQVLCGGIMEHIEQAGVHSGDSACSLPPFSLSQAIQDRIREQATRMALELGVIGLMNTQFAIKGDDIYVLEVNPRASRTVPFVSKATGRQLAKIAVRCMTGKTLAEQGETEETIPEYYSVKESVFPFVKFRGVDPLLGPEMKSTGEVMGIGRDFGTAFGKAQLGAGVDLPEVGKVFISVREVDRAGAVTIASDLVDQGYEIIATRGTARAIDAAGIPCAVVNKVTEGRPHIVDMIKNEQIDLIINTTEGKQAIADSYEIRGSALQHKIAYSTTLAHGQATCMALAARDTAEVSCLQDLY; encoded by the coding sequence ATGCCAAAGAGAACTGACCTAAAATCTATCCTTATTATTGGTGCCGGGCCGATTGTTATCGGGCAGGCCTGTGAGTTTGATTATTCCGGTGCCCAGGCGTGTAAGGCGCTACGTGAGGAAGGTTATCGCGTGGTTCTGGTGAACTCGAACCCTGCCACTATCATGACCGATCCCGAGATGGCAGATGCTGTTTATATCGAGCCGATCACCTGGCAGACGCTAGAGCTGATTATTGAGAAGGAACGCCCGGATGCCTTGTTGCCGACTATGGGTGGGCAGACCGCGCTGAACTGTGCGCTGGATCTGGTGCGTGAGGGTGTGTTGGATAAATATAATATCGAGATGATCGGTGCCAGTCAGGATGCCATTGATATGGCGGAGGATCGGGATCGTTTCCGTAAGGCAATGGCCGAGATTGGTCTGAGCACACCCAAGGCCTTTATTGCACACTCTATGGAAGAAGCCAATCAGGTGCGCGGTTCATTGGGTTATCCGGTAATTATTCGCCCCTCTTTTACTATGGGGGGTAGTGGTGGCGGTATTGCCTATAACAAGGAAGAATTTAACGAGATCTGTGAGCGGGGTATCGACCTGTCGCCCACCAATGAGATCCTGTTAGAGGTCTCGGTACTGGGCTGGAAGGAGTACGAGATGGAGGTGGTGCGTGATCGTAATGATAATTGCATCATTATCTGTTCGATTGAGAACCTTGATCCTATGGGTGTGCACACCGGTGATTCGATTACCGTTGCCCCGGCACAGACTCTGACCGATAAGGAATATCAGATCATGCGTAATGCCTCACTGGCGGTGTTGCGCAAGATCGGGGTAGAGACCGGCGGTTCTAACGTACAGTTTGCCATCAATCCGGAAAATGGCGAGATGATTGTCATTGAGATGAATCCACGGGTCTCGCGTTCTTCGGCATTGGCATCCAAGGCAACCGGTTTCCCGATTGCCAAGGTGGCGGCTAAACTGGCCGTGGGCTACACCCTGGATGAGTTGAGTAATGATATTACCGGCGGTGCGACACCGGCATCGTTTGAACCTTCGATTGATTATGTGGTGACCAAAATCCCGCGTTTCACCTTTGAGAAATTCCCCCAGGCGGAGGCCTTGCTGGGTACTCAAATGAAGTCGGTGGGTGAGGTGATGGCGATTGGTCGTAGCTTCCAGGAATCTTTGCAAAAGGCGTTGCGTGGTCTGGAGACCGGGATGGATGGTCTCAATGAGATGCTGGATTTGGAGAATGCCGAGGATGTGGATGCTATTTTGCGTCAGCAGTTGCGTTTCCCTGGCCCGGATCGCCTCTGGTATCTGGCGGATGCTTTCCGTGCCGGTCATAGTCTGGAGAGTGTGTTTGATATGAGCTCGGTGGATCCCTGGTTTTTGAATCAGATCCAGGAGTTGGTTGAGATAGAGGCGGATATCCGCATTGGTGGTCTGCTGGAACTGGATGCCAACAGTCTGTTTGCCATCAAGCAAAAGGGTTTCTCTGATCGACGTTTGGCAACTTTGACGGGTGTATCCGAGGATGAGGTGCGTGCTCTGCGTTATGAGTTGAATGTGCATCCGGTCTATAAGCGCGTGGATACCTGTGCTGCCGAGTTTGCCACCTCAACTGCTTATTTGTATTCGACCTACGAGGAAGAATGTGAGTCCGAGCCGACGGATAACAAGAAAATTGTTGTTCTGGGTGGTGGCCCGAATCGGATTGGTCAGGGTATCGAGTTTGATTATTGCTGTGTGCATGCCGCCTTTGCTTGTCGTGAAGATGGTTACGAAACCATTATGATAAATTGTAATCCAGAGACCGTATCAACGGATTACGATACCTCGGATCGGCTATATTTCGAGTCACTGACGCTGGAGGATGTGCTGGAGATTATGCGCAAAGAAAACCCTCACGGTGTCATCGTGCAATATGGGGGTCAGACCCCATTAAAACTGGCGCGCGCACTGGAAGCAGCGGGTGTGCCGATTATCGGTACCTCACCGGATTCTATTGATCTGGCTGAGGATAGAGAACGTTTTCAACAAATGATTGAATATTTAGGGCTGCTACAGCCACCGAATCGTACCGTGCGTAAAGAGGATGAGGCTTTGGCGTTGGCTGCCGAGGTAGGTTATCCCCTGGTGGTGCGCCCGTCTTATGTATTAGGCGGTCGCGCTATGGAGATCGTCTATAGTGATGAAGATCTGCAGCGTTATATGCGTGAAGCAGTATCGGTATCCAATGATTCTCCAGTATTACTGGATCGCTTCCTGAACGATGCTATTGAGGTGGATATTGATGTCATCTGTGATGGTGAACAGGTGCTGTGTGGCGGCATTATGGAGCATATTGAGCAGGCGGGTGTACACTCCGGTGATTCTGCCTGTTCATTGCCACCCTTTAGTCTGAGTCAGGCCATTCAGGATCGTATTCGTGAACAGGCGACACGCATGGCATTGGAATTGGGGGTTATTGGTCTGATGAATACCCAGTTTGCTATCAAGGGCGATGATATTTATGTGCTGGAGGTCAATCCACGTGCCTCCAGGACGGTACCCTTTGTATCCAAGGCAACGGGTCGTCAGTTGGCTAAGATTGCAGTACGTTGCATGACCGGTAAGACCCTGGCTGAACAGGGTGAGACTGAAGAGACCATCCCGGAATATTACTCGGTTAAGGAATCGGTATTTCCGTTTGTGAAGTTTAGAGGTGTTGATCCATTGCTGGGACCAGAGATGAAATCGACCGGTGAGGTGATGGGTATCGGGCGTGACTTTGGCACCGCCTTTGGCAAAGCGCAACTGGGTGCCGGTGTTGATCTGCCTGAGGTGGGTAAGGTCTTTATTAGTGTGCGCGAGGTGGATCGTGCCGGTGCCGTTACTATTGCCAGTGATCTGGTGGATCAGGGGTATGAGATCATTGCTACTCGTGGTACTGCCAGGGCAATTGATGCCGCAGGCATTCCTTGTGCAGTGGTGAATAAAGTGACTGAAGGCCGCCCGCATATTGTCGACATGATCAAGAATGAACAGATTGATTTGATTATCAATACAACAGAAGGTAAACAGGCGATTGCGGATTCCTATGAGATTCGTGGCTCAGCCTTACAACACAAAATTGCCTACAGCACGACCCTGGCCCATGGTCAGGCGACCTGCATGGCGTTGGCAGCACGCGATACCGCCGAGGTAAGTTGTCTGCAGGATCTGTATTAA
- the carA gene encoding glutamine-hydrolyzing carbamoyl-phosphate synthase small subunit, translating into MRKPALLALEDGSLFYGEAIGIDGSSTGEVVFNTAMTGYQEILTDPSYARQMVTLTYPHIGNTGTNAEDEESSAIHCTGLIVRDVPRLASCWRNQESLEGYLKRNNVVGIAGIDTRRLTRILREKGALGGCILAGDELDEDQALTTAQAFAGIKGMDLAQEVTTADSYQWVEGSWSLESGIENRDVADLPHYVVAYDFGVKRNILRMLVDKGCRVTVVPAKTPVAEVLALNPDGVFLSNGPGDPEPCTYAIEAIKTLLDSKMPMFGICLGHQLLSLASGAKTMKMKFGHHGANHPVQDLASKVVMITSQNHGFAVDEEAMPTTLQATHRSLFDQSIQGVHHTESPAFGFQGHPEASPGPHDVAPLFDHFIELMTAKSTT; encoded by the coding sequence TTGAGGAAACCAGCTCTGTTAGCGTTAGAAGATGGTAGTCTGTTTTACGGCGAGGCTATTGGTATTGATGGATCTTCAACCGGTGAGGTGGTTTTTAATACGGCGATGACGGGTTATCAGGAGATCCTGACCGATCCGTCCTATGCACGCCAGATGGTGACCCTGACCTATCCTCATATCGGTAATACCGGCACTAATGCAGAGGATGAAGAATCCAGTGCTATTCATTGTACTGGTCTGATTGTGCGTGACGTGCCCCGGCTTGCTAGTTGCTGGCGTAATCAAGAATCGCTGGAAGGCTATCTTAAGCGTAATAATGTGGTCGGAATTGCCGGTATTGATACTCGCAGGCTAACCCGTATCCTGCGTGAGAAAGGTGCCTTAGGTGGTTGTATCCTGGCGGGTGATGAACTTGATGAGGATCAGGCACTCACTACGGCGCAGGCGTTTGCGGGTATCAAGGGCATGGATTTAGCACAAGAAGTAACGACCGCCGATAGTTATCAGTGGGTTGAGGGCAGTTGGTCGCTGGAGTCGGGTATCGAAAACCGTGATGTGGCTGATCTGCCGCATTATGTGGTGGCTTATGATTTTGGTGTGAAGCGTAATATCCTGCGTATGTTGGTGGACAAGGGTTGTCGGGTAACGGTGGTGCCAGCTAAAACCCCGGTTGCTGAGGTGCTGGCTTTGAATCCGGACGGTGTGTTCCTGTCGAATGGCCCGGGTGATCCCGAGCCTTGCACCTATGCCATTGAGGCGATCAAGACCTTGCTCGATAGCAAGATGCCGATGTTCGGGATCTGCCTGGGGCATCAGTTATTATCCCTCGCCAGTGGTGCCAAAACCATGAAGATGAAGTTTGGTCATCATGGTGCCAATCATCCGGTACAGGATCTTGCCAGTAAGGTGGTGATGATCACCAGTCAGAATCATGGCTTTGCAGTGGATGAAGAGGCTATGCCAACGACCTTGCAGGCGACCCATCGTTCCTTGTTTGATCAATCCATACAAGGTGTGCATCATACCGAGAGTCCGGCATTTGGTTTTCAGGGGCACCCTGAGGCAAGTCCTGGACCGCATGATGTTGCGCCCTTGTTTGACCATTTTATTGAGCTGATGACAGCTAAATCCACTACCTGA
- a CDS encoding VWA domain-containing protein, translating into MQLRKMYALFSMMMFYFLLGWSATLYAASSPLTKHDTTSGVGFFDLTVTLDWTPDQADKDGRLKTAFEQFAKDTFMMTEGKQKIRKLFVFVDSAQMNSSDIRMLDSGGRSNANPAGLFKNGARILTYTSFSSGTVRSNTYIGHTIAHEFAHYAHALYDEYSGGRSSSSWPTTPLSGDNARPTIMNSQGTYQVFSTITDYDTAPEQKTAQWRYYGSSAWETLVRNPTNDTRPSAYRTSNGRVRYAEFSGVTAPAATALTAPTTGWDSDFEIIYMEGGSIAVLVIDDSGSMGGSRMTAAIGAAKQFIDLMSLGEKVAVVGFDSSARVDFALTELVDESNRTAAKAAIDGLSAGGGTDFTSALATAQTVLAATTSSDNRYLVMMSDGEADAPDTSWYQTNSVPIYTIALGDGADATVLQSMANATNGLYVNSPTNEELANVYAEVRRATGAGSNETLAASSEADLLTGNSNTWVTNIGSSDGSTLFRVAWVAGTVAFQLTDPNGVIITPSNLPDGVTYSNDSNYAIYTIDAPANGDWTAQVTADADGNVTYEVTTQSLLNVALLLTGGNFPEPIGIMATVTGPEAVIGATVIASIEVPVGADAVADMALRDDGVAPDQLADDGVYSGVFAGYSVNGEYMFNVIASNPDGVATFDSAGTLEAGDDAAAVALTSFSRAAVDDLTVADVVEQPTNSANATLLSVDNTTMWGAITVDEGVVWYKFNATQGATYYIQTSGLLTWDLNDMATLLTLYDTDATTELASSSHYDGGDVSYVEWTAPATDTYYVKVAHASPGTGSYGLTVGGSSVYSNSFGVSSNAVGSSGGGGFGIFGCSVSTNADGSVDPTLLLLILVAAFGFMLRRRSNSTDA; encoded by the coding sequence ATGCAATTAAGAAAAATGTACGCGCTGTTTTCCATGATGATGTTTTATTTCTTGCTGGGGTGGAGTGCGACGCTTTATGCGGCATCCAGCCCGTTAACCAAACATGATACGACTAGCGGGGTTGGCTTTTTTGATTTAACAGTGACCCTTGACTGGACGCCGGATCAGGCCGATAAGGACGGTCGCCTGAAAACGGCATTTGAGCAGTTTGCCAAAGATACCTTCATGATGACAGAGGGTAAACAAAAGATCCGTAAGTTATTTGTGTTTGTTGATAGCGCACAAATGAATAGTTCGGATATTCGTATGCTTGACAGTGGTGGACGTTCTAACGCGAACCCTGCGGGTCTCTTTAAAAATGGTGCGCGCATCCTGACTTATACTTCCTTCTCATCCGGTACTGTGCGTTCAAATACCTATATCGGTCACACCATTGCTCATGAATTTGCGCATTATGCTCATGCCTTGTATGACGAATACAGTGGTGGTCGAAGCAGTTCTTCGTGGCCGACTACGCCATTATCAGGAGATAATGCTCGCCCAACGATTATGAATAGTCAGGGTACTTATCAGGTATTTAGTACTATTACAGACTACGATACCGCACCGGAGCAAAAGACGGCACAGTGGCGCTATTATGGTTCGTCAGCCTGGGAGACGCTAGTGCGTAATCCAACGAATGATACTCGACCCAGTGCCTATCGTACTAGTAATGGTCGTGTGCGTTATGCTGAATTTAGCGGGGTGACTGCACCTGCGGCTACAGCATTGACAGCACCAACGACGGGATGGGATTCTGATTTTGAAATTATCTATATGGAAGGTGGTTCCATTGCTGTGTTGGTGATTGATGATTCAGGCAGCATGGGTGGTAGCCGAATGACAGCGGCAATCGGTGCCGCTAAGCAATTTATTGATTTGATGAGTCTGGGTGAAAAGGTCGCAGTGGTCGGTTTTGATAGTTCTGCTCGTGTCGACTTTGCGCTGACTGAATTAGTCGATGAAAGCAACCGGACAGCAGCCAAGGCAGCGATTGATGGCCTGTCGGCAGGTGGTGGTACGGATTTCACCAGCGCGCTGGCGACCGCGCAGACCGTTCTTGCGGCAACAACCTCGTCCGATAACCGCTATCTAGTGATGATGTCTGATGGGGAAGCCGATGCACCAGATACGAGTTGGTATCAAACCAATAGTGTACCGATCTATACCATTGCTTTGGGTGATGGTGCTGATGCAACTGTGTTGCAGTCAATGGCAAATGCAACTAATGGTCTCTACGTGAATTCACCAACGAATGAAGAGTTGGCCAATGTCTATGCCGAGGTACGTCGTGCTACGGGTGCGGGTAGTAATGAGACGCTGGCAGCTTCATCAGAAGCCGATTTGCTTACCGGTAATAGCAATACCTGGGTTACTAATATAGGTTCTTCGGATGGATCAACCTTGTTTCGTGTGGCCTGGGTTGCCGGTACGGTCGCTTTTCAGTTAACCGATCCTAATGGCGTCATTATCACACCTTCTAATCTGCCCGATGGAGTGACTTACTCCAATGATAGCAATTATGCGATCTATACCATCGATGCTCCGGCAAATGGTGACTGGACGGCGCAGGTAACCGCAGATGCAGATGGTAATGTGACGTATGAGGTTACCACTCAGAGTCTGTTGAATGTGGCGTTGTTGCTTACGGGCGGTAATTTTCCTGAACCTATTGGTATTATGGCCACAGTAACCGGCCCTGAGGCAGTCATTGGTGCTACTGTAATTGCTTCCATTGAGGTGCCGGTTGGTGCGGATGCTGTTGCGGATATGGCCTTGCGCGATGATGGCGTGGCGCCGGATCAGTTGGCTGATGATGGCGTTTATAGTGGAGTGTTTGCGGGTTATTCGGTTAATGGTGAATATATGTTCAATGTCATTGCCTCAAATCCGGATGGTGTAGCAACATTTGATTCCGCGGGTACTCTGGAGGCAGGGGATGATGCGGCAGCTGTAGCGTTGACCAGTTTCTCACGTGCTGCAGTGGATGATTTGACCGTTGCTGATGTTGTTGAGCAGCCAACTAACTCTGCTAACGCAACATTGCTTTCTGTCGATAATACTACAATGTGGGGTGCTATTACTGTCGATGAGGGTGTGGTCTGGTATAAGTTTAACGCAACACAGGGTGCAACTTACTATATTCAAACCAGTGGTCTGCTTACCTGGGATCTGAATGATATGGCTACGTTACTTACCTTATACGATACCGATGCCACTACTGAGCTGGCTTCCAGTTCGCATTATGATGGTGGTGATGTCTCTTATGTTGAATGGACGGCTCCAGCGACAGATACCTACTATGTGAAGGTGGCTCATGCCAGTCCGGGTACCGGTAGTTATGGTTTGACGGTAGGTGGAAGTAGTGTGTATTCGAATTCATTTGGTGTCAGTTCGAATGCTGTGGGAAGCTCTGGTGGTGGCGGGTTCGGGATCTTTGGCTGTAGTGTGAGTACAAATGCTGATGGTAGTGTTGATCCAACCCTGTTGTTATTGATTCTGGTTGCGGCCTTTGGCTTCATGTTACGGAGGAGATCCAATAGTACAGATGCTTGA